The following coding sequences lie in one Apium graveolens cultivar Ventura chromosome 3, ASM990537v1, whole genome shotgun sequence genomic window:
- the LOC141710618 gene encoding putative aspartyl protease At4g16563, with the protein MASFSHLLSLISLISLLPFSYSSNNTTITLSLTPLLIPTNPLYKNTSLLNHLTASSLARAKQLKTPQLTKTPLFPRSYGGYSVSLSFGTPPQVLDFVMDTGSSLVWFPCTHLYLCSQCDFPNIDPGNITTFLPKSSSSAKVLGCKDPKCGLLFGPNVQTRCQGCDGTSVNCPQNCPDYVVEYGSGTTAGLLLSDTLVFSNSSVDEFVVGCSIFSDSQPCGIAGFGRGPASLPAQMGLKKFSYCLVSHRFDDKPETSELVLFRGYTGDGFGGGVRYTPFINPTNTNPAYQDYYYVSLRKITVGGVHVKVPFKFLEPAADGNGGTIVDSGTTFTYLDHEVYELVAQEFEKQMGNYSRAKDVETRAGLRPCYNITGNMRMVVPDLFFHFKGGVKVEFPLADYFSIIGDESNVVCMTMVTSSVNVNDIGGAGGATEGPSIIIGNYQQQNFYVEYDLEKKRIGFRKQICK; encoded by the coding sequence ATGGCTTCTTTTTCTCATCTCCTCTCTCTaatctctctcatctctctcctcCCATTCTCCTACTCTAGCAATAACACCACAATTACACTCTCTCTCACACCATTACTAATCCCTACTAATCCATTATACAAAAACACATCACTACTTAACCACCTTACTGCTTCATCTTTAGCTAGAGCTAAACAACTCAAAACACCTCAACTCACTAAGACGCCTCTCTTTCCTCGCAGTTATGGAGGCTACTCCGTTTCCCTCAGCTTCGGCACTCCACCGCAAGTCCTAGACTTTGTCATGGATACTGGAAGCAGCCTTGTTTGGTTCCCATGTACACATCTTTATTTATGTTCTCAATGCGATTTCCCGAATATAGACCCTGGAAATATTACTACTTTCTTACCTAAATCTTCATCATCCGCTAAAGTCTTGGGCTGTAAGGATCCAAAATGTGGCCTCCTTTTCGGCCCTAATGTCCAAACACGTTGCCAAGGTTGCGACGGAACGTCTGTTAATTGTCCTCAAAATTGCCCTGATTATGTAGTTGAGTATGGTTCTGGCACTACCGCAGGTTTGTTGTTATCAGATACTTTGGTTTTTTCGAATAGCAGTGTGGATGAATTTGTTGTTGGATGCTCAATTTTCTCCGACAGTCAACCTTGCGGTATTGCGGGTTTCGGACGAGGCCCAGCCTCTTTGCCAGCTCAAATGGGATTAAAGAAATTCTCCTATTGTCTTGTTTCTCACCGGTTTGACGACAAACCGGAAACTAGCGAGCTTGTTTTGTTTCGAGGCTATACTGGGGACGGGTTCGGGGGTGGTGTTCGATACACCCCGTTCATTAACCCGACCAACACAAACCCCGCATATCAAGATTATTATTATGTAAGTTTAAGGAAGATAACGGTGGGAGGTGTTCACGTCAAAGTCCCGTTTAAATTTTTAGAACCGGCTGCGGATGGTAACGGTGGTACTATAGTAGATTCGGGCACAACATTTACGTACTTAGATCACGAAGTGTACGAATTGGTTGCGCAAGAGTTCGAGAAGCAAATGGGGAATTACAGTAGGGCTAAAGACGTTGAAACTCGAGCTGGTTTACGACCGTGTTATAACATAACCGGGAATATGCGGATGGTGGTGCCGGATTTATTTTTCCATTTCAAAGGCGGAGTGAAGGTCGAATTTCCGCTAGCTGATTATTTTTCGATAATAGGCGATGAATCGAATGTGGTCTGTATGACCATGGTTACTAGTTCTGTTAATGTTAACGACATTGGTGGTGCGGGTGGTGCTACCGAAGGGCCTTCTATTATCATTGGAAATTATCAGCAACAAAATTTTTATGTGGAATATGATTTGGAGAAGAAAAGAATTGGATTTCGAAAACAGATCTGCAAGTAA